A single genomic interval of Electrophorus electricus isolate fEleEle1 chromosome 4, fEleEle1.pri, whole genome shotgun sequence harbors:
- the LOC113592358 gene encoding extracellular calcium-sensing receptor-like, with product MLFAIEEINNRTDILPSVNLGYTIYDSCGSVEMAVRASLSLVNGHGKNTAAGSCTRPETVQAIIAETSSTPTIAISATVGPLHVPVISHFATCACLSDRKKHPSFFRTIPSDYYQSRALVKLVRHFGWTWVGALCSNNDYGNNGMNTFINAAKEEGVCVEFSAVFFRTDPREVILKIVETIKTSSSKVIVAFVSYSDMEVLLREIALQNITGLQWIGSESWISDMNIATAEWQHILRGSMGFAIPKAKINGLEKFLIKLKPSFDADLYKELWETVFECILHTQVNVEKKDICKGNESLNEVQNQYTDVSELQIANNVYKAVYAVAYALDKTYSCSTKENGQEHTIACTNATNNHQPWKVLSELKKLHFFTTTNEEVYFDENGDPAARYDLLNWQQGKDGKTVFVKVGFYDASLQAHLQLSFNNITIIWAHDQHQVPVSVCSESCPAGSRKAVQKGKPVCCYDCIPCAEGEISNLTDSATCMKCPPELWSNYKKDKCISKLVEFLSFEEIMGIILVLFSLLGICFTMGITVVFFTHKDTPIVRANNSELSFLLLFSLTLCFLCSLTFIGQPSEWSCMLRHTAFGITFVLCISCVLGKTIVVLMAFRATLPGKNIMKWFGPAQQRLSVLAFTLIQVLICVLWLTISPPFPYKNMNYYKEKIILECNLGSVVGFWAVLGYIGFLSFLCFVLAFLARKLPDNFNEAKLIAFSMLIFCVVWITFIPAYVSSPGKFTVAVEIFAILASSFGLLICIFLPKCYIIILKPEKNTKQQIMSKAQVK from the exons ATGTTATTTGCCATTGAAGAAATCAACAACAGGACTGATATTCTTCCTAGTGTCAATTTGGGTTATACAATCTATGACTCCTGTGGATCAGTAGAAATGGCCGTAAGAGCTTCCTTATCTTTAGTTAATGGCCATGGGAAAAACACCGCTGCAGGGTCCTGCACCAGACCTGAAACAGTTCAAGCAATCATAGCAGAAACATCATCTACTCCTACTATTGCCATCTCTGCCACAGTGGGACCtttgcatgtgcctgtg ATCAGTCACTTTGCAACATGTGCATGCCTAAGTGACAGAAAAAAGCATCCATCTTTCTTCAGAACAATTCCCAGTGATTATTACCAAAGTCGAGCACTGGTCAAACTGGTCAGACATTTTGGATGGACATGGGTAGGAGCTCTGTGCAGCAACAATGACTATGGAAACAATGGTATGAACACATTTATCAATGCAGCCAaagaagagggtgtgtgtgttgagttttCTGCGGTCTTCTTCAGGACTGATCCTAGAGAGGTCATTCTAAAAATAGTGGAGACTATTAAGACCTCAAGCTCCAAAGTGATAGTAGCTTTTGTCTCATACTCTGATATGGAGGTTCTTCTAAGGGAAATAGCACTGCAGAATATCACAGGCCTACAATGGATTGGAAGTGAGTCCTGGATATCTGATATGAACATTGCCACTGCTGAATGGCAACACATTCTAAGAGGGTCCATGGGTTTTGCTATTCCTAAAGCTAAAATCAATGGCCTAGAGAAATTTCTGATTAAGCTTAAGCCATCATTTGATGCAGACCTTTACAAAGAGCTGTGGGAAACAGTATTTGAATGTATACTTCACACACAAGTAAATGTTGAGAAGAAAGACATTTGTAAAGGCAACGAAAGCCTCAATGAAGTGCAAAACCAATATACAGATGTTTCAGAGTTGCAAATCGCAAATAATGTTTACAAGGCTGTGTATGCTGTTGCTTATGCCTTGGATAAAACATATAGCTGTTCAACAAAGGAGAATGGACAAGAACATACTATTGCATGTACCAACGCAACAAATAACCACCAGCCTTGGAAG gTGCTCAGTGAGCTGAAGAAGCTCCATTTCTTCACTACAACTAATGAGGAGGTATACTTTGATGAGAACGGAGACCCAGCAGCAAGGTATGACCTCTTGAACTGGCAGCAAGGCAAAGATGGTAAAACAGTATTTGTTAAAGTGGGCTTCTACGATGCCTCCTTGCAAGCACATCTTCAGCTTTCATTTAACAATATCACTATCATCTGGGCCCATGACCAACACCAG GtaccagtgtctgtgtgcagtgagagctgtcctGCAGGctccaggaaggctgtgcagaaaggaaagcctgTGTGTTGTtatgactgtataccatgtgcagagggagaaaTTAGTAATTTGACAG ATTCAGCAACTTGCATGAAGTGCCCACCTGAACTCTGGTCTAATTATAAGAAAGATAAATGTATATCAAAACTGGTGGAATTCCTGTCATTTGAGGAAATAATGGGAATTATTCTagtgttgttttctttgttagGAATATGTTTCACCATGGGCATTACTGTGGTTTTCTttacacacaaggacacaccCATTGTCagagccaacaactcagagctgagcttcctattgctcttctctctgactctttgtttcctctgttcacttactttcattggtcagccctccgagtggtcctgtatgctgcgtcacacagcgtttgggatcaccttcgtcctctgcatctcctgtgttctggggaaaacaatagtggtgttaatggccttcagggctacacttccaggaAAAAAtatcatgaaatggtttgggcctgcacagcagagactcagtgttcttgctttcactctAATACAGGtccttatttgtgtgctttggttaaCAATTTCCCCTCCTTTCCCCTATAAGAACATGAATTATTACAAGGAAAAGATCATATTAGAATGTAACTTGGGCTCAGTTGTAGGcttctgggctgtactgggttaTATAGGATTCCTGTCCTTCTTGtgctttgttttggcttttctgGCTCGGaagttgcctgataactttaatgaagccaaactGATtgcattcagcatgctcatattctgtgtagtttggatcacctttattccagcttatgtcagctctcctggaaaattcactgtagctgtggagatatttgctatATTGGCTTCTAGTTTTGGTTTACTAATCTGCATATTTCTCccaaagtgttacataatcATACTAAAACCAGAGAAGAACACTAAACAGCAAATTATGAGTAAAGCACAAGTGAAATAA